The following are from one region of the Chanos chanos chromosome 10, fChaCha1.1, whole genome shotgun sequence genome:
- the ecd gene encoding protein ecdysoneless homolog has protein sequence MDTDLLRRPALPEDAVQYRLFLVQTGPNTQTGEELLQRLQEKILAEFAPLLVPYIWQQQPFNLKYYPEKGGVPAHLGGSTEFGDNVEDEWFIVYLLRQITQTFPELTATVQDNDGQFLLIEAADYLPKWLNPETSENRVFLYRGELHILPNSVQSGEVGWPKGKVPSVSQALEVLSSHSKSCLANQKIQSSLRRRLQGFPEKIQLNLHRAHCYLPAGIAVVLSQRPDLLAPAVSAFYLRDPIDLQACRTFKYFPPDTRVLTSVTFTRCLYAQLQQQSFVPDRRSGFTLPPRSHPQYRAHELGMKLAHGFEILCSKCEQTSVESDSPASCSPFWKGFLDSLKKNGYFRGELEGSACYKELMTSAETFFKQSFTSTQSAVSPGQVVLQVLQSAPYSLEELRKKEEHLPPEDSDNWLDLTPQDLEHLLEERGGRGVNEVAKERKGDIWGGRIRGDNVEKEEEEVGYSLVAVTQGMKNFINAMSSHEGAELPQSYTVDPFSFDPDAVTSALDRLLGGKEEELDSDDLDDDDDDDEDNDDDDEEEEEREEDVACPGPRAGADALESLRGYMEEMDKELQTTNVGQSFTRINKGGVRTEAAQSSTAAPGSEQQMEEIQPLDVDLNLVTNLLESLSSQAGLSGPASNLLQSMGIHLPPNADPS, from the exons ATGGATACGGACCTGTTAAGAAGACCCGCATTACCGGAGGATGCTGTCCAGTACCGTCTCTTTCTTGTACAGACTGGACCGAACACACAAACTGGGGAGGAGTTACTGCAGCGACTTCAGGAGAAGATTCTGGCTGAGTTCGCACCTCTTTTGGTGCCGTATATCTGGCAACAACAACCCTTCAATCTAAAATACTATCCTGAAAAAG GGGGTGTACCTGCTCATCTGGGTGGCAGTACCGAGTTTGGCGATAACGTCGAGGACGAGTGGTTCATCGTTTACTTGCTGAGACAGATCACGCAAACTTTCCCAGAATTGACAGCAACTGTTCAAGACAATGACGGACAGTTCCTGCTGATCGAAGCAGCTGACTACCTGCCCAAGTGGCTGAACCCGGAGACCAGCGAAAACAGG GTGTTTCTGTATAGGGGAGAGCTGCATATCCTGCCCAATAGTGTGCAGTCTGGAGAGGTGGGCTGGCCCAAAGGCAAAGTTCCCTCAGTCAGCCAGGCTCTAGAGGTTCTGTCCTCACACAGCAAATCTTGCCTAGCAAATCAGAAGATCCAGTCTTCTCTGAGGAGGAGACTGCAAGG gTTTCCGGAAAAGATTCAGTTAAACCTACACCGAGCCCACTGTTACCTGCCAGCAGGTATTGCCGTTGTGTTGTCACAGCGACCTGACCTGTTGGCACCAGCTGTATCTGCTTTCTACCTGCGTGACCCCATTGACCTCCAGGCTTGCAGAACATTCAAGTATTTTCCACCTGACACCAGGGTCCTCACATCG gtcacatTCACTCGTTGTCTGTATGCCCAGCTTCAGCAGCAGAGTTTTGTTCCTGACCGGCGGAGTGGCTTCACTCTGCCTCCCCGTTCTCATCCCCAGTACAGAGCTCATGAGCTGGGGATGAAACTG GCTCATGGCTTTGAGATCTTATGCTCTAAGTGTGAGCAGACCTCAGTGGAGTCAGACAGTCCTGCTAGCTGTAGCCCCTTCTGGAAGGGCTTTCTGGACAGTCTAAAGAAGAATGGCTACTTTAGG GGGGAGCTAGAAGGTTCTGCATGCTACAAAGAGTTGATGACTTCAGCAGAGACCTTCTTCAAGCAGTCATTTACTAGCACACAGAG TGCAGTGTCTCCTGGTCAGGTGGTGTTGCAGGTGTTACAGAGTGCCCCCTACAGTCTGGAGGAGCTCCGCAAAAAAGAAGAGCATCTTCCACCAGAGGACA GTGACAACTGGCTGGACCTTACTCCACAGGACCTGGAGCACCTGttagaagagagagggggtaggGGTGTAAATGAAGTggcaaaggaaagaaagggggaCATTTGGGGGGGAAGGATAAGAGGTGACAatgtggagaaggaggaggaagaggtggGTTATAGTCTAGTTGCTGTGACGCAGGGAATGAAGAACTTCATAAACGCCATGTCTTCTCACGAGGGGGCGGAACTGCCACA GTCTTACACAGTTGACCCCTTCAGTTTTGACCCTGATGCTGTGACCAGTGCACTTGACAGACTGCTAG GAGGGAAAGAAGAGGAATTAGACTCTGATGAtttagatgatgatgatgatgatgatgaagataatgatgatgacgatgaggaggaggaggagagggaagaagacGTGGCCTGTCCTGGACCGCGGGCTGGTGCAGATGCTCTAGAGAGTTTGAGGGGGTATATGGAGGAAATGGACAAGGAGCTTCAGACCACTAATGTTGGCCAGAGCTTTACCCGTATCAACAAG GGTGGGGTGAGAACAGAAGCAGCCCAGAGCTCCACAGCTGCCCCAGGGTCTGAGCAACAAATGGAGGAGATCCAGCCTCTGGACGTGGACCTCAACTTGGTCACAAATCTGCTTGAGTCCCTGTCTTCACAAGCTGGGTTATCAGGTCCAGCATCCAACCTCCTTCAGAGTATGGGCATTCATCTCCCACCAAATGCTGATCCATCCTGA